A stretch of DNA from Limnohabitans sp. MORI2:
GCAGATCTCGATGTTGAATTGGTCATTTTTGGCAGCGGTGAACGCCTGCGCTTTCCCAAGCCCGAATGGCAAGTGGCTTTGATGCAGCGCCGCCTAGGCCTTGAAACCATGGACACACAAGCCGCTTGCCGCACCTACAACATCTTGGCAGGTGAAGGCCGCAAAGTCGCAGCGGCGCTACTGCTCGAGACTGCTGACAAGTAAGAATTTAGAACGCGCTTTGGCCAGCGTTCTGCCTACAGTCAGCTTTCAAAAAAGCAAGTTTCTAAGTTAAAATAATGGGTTGCCGGAAGGGGGCTGTCTCGACAGTCGCCTCCTTGATCCGGCCGTCTGAACTGTCACATCCGATTGAGCGCTATGGCCATTGTTGTCAACAAACCCCTCCCCGAATTTGAAGCCAATGCAACAGGCGGCATCAAGGTCAGCAACACGTCGCACGTAGGCCAAATGATGGTCTTGTACTTTTACCCAAAGGACAACACCCCAGGCTGCACCACAGAGGCTATGCAGTTCCGCGACAAATACAAAGACTTCGTCAAAGCGGGCGCTTTGGTGTTTGGCGTGTCACGCGACAACATGAAATCGCATGATGACTTCAAAACCAAGCTCGAGCTGCCTTTCGAGTTGATTGCCGACACCGAAGAAAAAATGTGCCACATGTTTGGCGTGGTGAAAAACAAAATCATGTACGGCAAAAAAGTCAAAGGCATCGAGCGCAGCACATTTTTGATTGGCGCCGACGGCTTGCTGAAAGAAGAATGGCGTGGCCTCAAAGTGCCAGGTCATGTGGACGAAGTACTCAAAGCTGTCAAGGCCTTGAAAAAGGCCACCGCAGCAGCCGCATAAGCCCTGCCCAAAAGTGTCACGGAGCTCGGGTATAGTGGCTTCATGACATTGACAGAAGTGAACGGGTATCCCATCAAAAGCCGCCTTGGCCTCCAGGCGGCTTTTTCGCTTTTTCAAACCAACTTTCGTGTTTCAACTCTTTAAGTTTCATCTATGCCATTGCCTCCCGCTCCCGCCAAACGTGCCGCTTTGTTGAACACCGAGGGCTTAGATGCCGCCATAACAACCAAATCGCGCAACGCACGGAAATCTGCAGTTCGTCCCAAACAAGCGTCGACAGCGGAAATCTCTGTAGCCCCCCAAGAGGCAAAGGCCGTCAGCCCAGTCTCACGCAAACCAATCTCAATTCCAGCCAACAAGGTCGAGCGAAAAACAAGTCCGAAGAAAAAGCACACAGGCCCTGCCAAATTATTCGTACTCGACACCAATGTGCTGATGCACGACCCCATGTGCTTGTTCCGCTTCGAAGAGCACGATGTGTATCTGCCCATGATCGTGCTCGAAGAACTCGACGGCCACAAAAAAGGCATGACCGAAGTAGCCCGCAATGCCCGTCAGACCAGTCGTTCGCTTGATGCACTTGTGGCATCACATGAGGCTGACATCCTCACCGGCATCCAGCTCGATGGCACCGGCCACATCGAAGTCAGCGGCCGCCTGTTTTTCCAAACCGAGCCCCTCGATTTCACACTCCCCTCCAGCCTGCCACAAGGCAAAGCCGACAACCAAATCTTGGGGGTGGTGGAAGCCCTGCGTGTCAAACATGCCCCACGCGAAGTGGTGTTGGTCTCCAAAGACATCAACATGCGCGTCAAAGCGCGTGCACTAGGTCTAGCCGCTGAAGACTATCAAAACGACAAGACCCTGGAAGACGGTGACCTGTTGTATTCGGGCGCGATGGCGCTGCCCGAAGACTTCTGGCTCAAGCACGCCAAAGAGGTTGAGAGTTGGCAAAGTGGCAGCCACACCTTCTACCGCCTGAGTGGCCCACTGGTACCCGACTTGCACATCAACCAGTTTGTGTATCACGAGTCTGCTGGAGAGCCCAGCTTGTACGCCCGCGTCACCGAAATTCGCGGCAACACCGTGGTGTTGAAAACACTCAAAGATTTCACACATCTCAAAAATGCCGTGTGGGGCGTGACGACACGCAACCGCGAACAAAACTTTGCGATGAACTTGCTCACTGACCCTGAGATTGACTTTGTCACCCTCACAGGCACCGCCGGCACGGGTAAAACATTGATGGCCTTGGCAGCTGGTTTGACACAAGTGTTAGACGATCGCCGCTACACCGAAATCATCATGACCCGCGCGACCGTGAGCGTGGGCGAAGACATTGGTTTCTTGCCTGGCACCGAAGAAGAAAAAATGGGCCCATGGATGGGCGCCTTAGACGACAACCTCGAAGTGTTGGCCAAAACGGAAACCAGTGCCGGCGAATGGGGTCGTGCGGCCACCAATGATTTGATTCGCAGTCGTATCAAGGTCAAGAGTTTGAACTTCATGCGCGGGCGCACCTTCTTGAACAAGTACCTCATCATCGATGAAGCTCAAAACTTGACGCCCAAGCAAATCAAAACGCTCATCACGCGCGCGGGCCCCGGCACCAAGATCATCTGCATGGGTAACTTGGCGCAGATTGATACGCCCTACCTGACCGAAGGCTCATCGGGCTTGACGTATGCGGTGGACCGCTTCAAGGGATGGCCACACGGCGGTCACATCACCTTGGCGCGTGGCGAGCGCTCGCGTCTGGCTGACTTTGCCAGTGAAGTGCTTTAAACCTTCAGGACTGGCTTAGTAATCGCCACCACTGCTGTAGCCACTGGCCAAGCTCTCGAACTTGGTGAGTGGTTTCAAGAAGGCCAGCTTGACGGTCCCTGTGGGGCCGTTACGCTGCTTGCCGATGATGACTTCGGCCACGCCTGGCTCTTTGGACTCTTTGTTGTAGTAATCGTCGCGGTAGATGAACATGATCACGTCCGCGTCTTGCTCAATCGCGCCTGATTCACGCAAGTCACTCATCATGGGGCGTTTGTCCGTGCGTTGTTCCACGCTTCGGTTGAGCTGAGACAGCGCAATCACGGGGCACTGCAACTCTTTAGCAAGCATCTTCAAGCCGCGAGAAATTTCGCCAATCTCTGTGGCTCGGTTATCGCCACCGCTGCTGCTTGAGCCGCTCATCAACTGCAAATAGTCGACCACGATCAGACCGAGCTTGCCGCACTGACGCGCCAAACGACGAGCGTTCGCACGCAGCTCACTCGGGGTCAGACCTGGTGTTTCGTCAATGTGCAGCGACACATTGCGCAGCTTTTCAATGGCCTCTGTCAAACGCGGCCATTCGTCATCGTTGAGCTTGCCTGTGCGCAAGTGGCCTTGGTCGACACGGCCAATTGAGCCCACGATACGAACTGCCAGTTGTGCCGCCCCCATCTCCATCGAGAACACAGCCACAGGCAAACCTTCGTTCAAGGCCACATGCTCGGCAATGTTGATGGCCAGCGCGGTCTTACCCATAGACGGACGAGCCGCCAACACAATCAAATCACCCGGCTGCAAGCCAGAGGTCATGCGGTCAAAGTCAATAAAACCTGTCGGTACGCCGGTGATGTCGTTTTGGTTGTCCGCCATCTCTTGCACGCGATCGAGCAAATCGACCACCAACTGCGGCATGGCTTGAAAGCCCTGCTTCATGCGTGAGCCTTCTTCACCAATGTTGAAGATTTTTTGCTCGGCTTCATCCAAGATTTGAGCCACGGCCCTGCCCTGAGTGTTGAAAGCATTGGTAGCAATCTCATCACTGGCGGTCACCAGCTTGCGCAGGATTGAGCGCTCACGCACGATCTCGGCATAACGACGAATATTGCTCGCGCTCGGCACGTATTGCGCCAAGGCGTTGAGGTAGCCCAAGCCACCGATTTCTTCGGCCTTGCCCAACGATTGCAAATGCTCGTAGACAGTGATCACATCCGCAGGACGGCTGGCGTTGACCAAGGCACCAATCGCGC
This window harbors:
- a CDS encoding PhoH family protein yields the protein MPLPPAPAKRAALLNTEGLDAAITTKSRNARKSAVRPKQASTAEISVAPQEAKAVSPVSRKPISIPANKVERKTSPKKKHTGPAKLFVLDTNVLMHDPMCLFRFEEHDVYLPMIVLEELDGHKKGMTEVARNARQTSRSLDALVASHEADILTGIQLDGTGHIEVSGRLFFQTEPLDFTLPSSLPQGKADNQILGVVEALRVKHAPREVVLVSKDINMRVKARALGLAAEDYQNDKTLEDGDLLYSGAMALPEDFWLKHAKEVESWQSGSHTFYRLSGPLVPDLHINQFVYHESAGEPSLYARVTEIRGNTVVLKTLKDFTHLKNAVWGVTTRNREQNFAMNLLTDPEIDFVTLTGTAGTGKTLMALAAGLTQVLDDRRYTEIIMTRATVSVGEDIGFLPGTEEEKMGPWMGALDDNLEVLAKTETSAGEWGRAATNDLIRSRIKVKSLNFMRGRTFLNKYLIIDEAQNLTPKQIKTLITRAGPGTKIICMGNLAQIDTPYLTEGSSGLTYAVDRFKGWPHGGHITLARGERSRLADFASEVL
- a CDS encoding Mth938-like domain-containing protein: MKLQPDRIETQSVTAYGPGWIAIQGEKITHSVLITSEGVRLDWNCQSFEDLGPQHFAQLADLDVELVIFGSGERLRFPKPEWQVALMQRRLGLETMDTQAACRTYNILAGEGRKVAAALLLETADK
- a CDS encoding peroxiredoxin, with product MAIVVNKPLPEFEANATGGIKVSNTSHVGQMMVLYFYPKDNTPGCTTEAMQFRDKYKDFVKAGALVFGVSRDNMKSHDDFKTKLELPFELIADTEEKMCHMFGVVKNKIMYGKKVKGIERSTFLIGADGLLKEEWRGLKVPGHVDEVLKAVKALKKATAAAA
- the dnaB gene encoding replicative DNA helicase, with amino-acid sequence MSAESLSFEESFSHDQQIAQLRIPPHSIEAESSVLGGLLLDNGAWDRVGDLLVEGDFYRYEHKQVYGAIGALVNASRPADVITVYEHLQSLGKAEEIGGLGYLNALAQYVPSASNIRRYAEIVRERSILRKLVTASDEIATNAFNTQGRAVAQILDEAEQKIFNIGEEGSRMKQGFQAMPQLVVDLLDRVQEMADNQNDITGVPTGFIDFDRMTSGLQPGDLIVLAARPSMGKTALAINIAEHVALNEGLPVAVFSMEMGAAQLAVRIVGSIGRVDQGHLRTGKLNDDEWPRLTEAIEKLRNVSLHIDETPGLTPSELRANARRLARQCGKLGLIVVDYLQLMSGSSSSGGDNRATEIGEISRGLKMLAKELQCPVIALSQLNRSVEQRTDKRPMMSDLRESGAIEQDADVIMFIYRDDYYNKESKEPGVAEVIIGKQRNGPTGTVKLAFLKPLTKFESLASGYSSGGDY